In Mariluticola halotolerans, one DNA window encodes the following:
- a CDS encoding BMP family ABC transporter substrate-binding protein, whose translation MTKFTRRTMLKIGGAAATLPLIGSRAFAQKDKVRAAFVLIGTPDDNGWNFGHDQGRLAMIEAIGADKVETTVVTNVAEGPDSERVFRELAQQGHDIIYATSFGFGDYAHKVAKQFPEVKFEWATGNSTAPNLSLYNAKFHEGRAVIGTVAGMMTKTNIGAYIGSFPIPEVRMGINAFQIAARKVNPDFVTKVVYVDSWFDPAKEADAARALIDQGVDVITQHTDGPAALQVAEERGIVGGFGQGADMSAFAPNAHLTAIIDNWAPHYTKSVQSVLDGTWAESSVWDGIASGEVMIGDYNAKVPADVVAAADAVKNAIADGSLHPFAGPISDNQGTVRVEEGDIIDDGEFWGVDWYAEGVEA comes from the coding sequence CACCATGCTCAAGATTGGTGGTGCCGCCGCGACACTGCCGTTGATCGGCAGCCGGGCCTTTGCCCAGAAAGACAAGGTGCGGGCCGCCTTCGTGCTGATCGGCACACCGGACGACAATGGCTGGAATTTCGGCCATGATCAGGGCCGTCTTGCCATGATCGAGGCCATCGGTGCCGACAAGGTGGAAACCACTGTCGTGACCAATGTGGCCGAAGGGCCGGACAGCGAGCGGGTGTTCCGCGAACTGGCACAGCAGGGCCATGACATCATTTACGCAACCAGCTTTGGTTTCGGCGATTATGCGCACAAGGTTGCCAAGCAGTTCCCCGAAGTGAAATTCGAATGGGCGACCGGCAATTCCACCGCGCCGAACCTGTCGCTTTACAACGCCAAATTCCACGAAGGTCGCGCCGTGATCGGTACGGTTGCCGGCATGATGACCAAGACCAATATCGGCGCTTATATCGGCTCGTTCCCGATCCCTGAAGTGCGCATGGGCATCAACGCGTTCCAGATTGCTGCGCGCAAGGTGAACCCCGATTTCGTGACCAAGGTGGTTTATGTCGACAGCTGGTTTGACCCCGCCAAGGAAGCCGATGCGGCTCGTGCGCTGATCGATCAGGGTGTGGACGTGATCACCCAGCACACCGATGGCCCGGCAGCACTGCAGGTGGCTGAAGAACGCGGCATTGTTGGCGGCTTCGGCCAGGGTGCCGACATGAGCGCCTTTGCCCCGAATGCACACCTGACCGCGATCATCGACAATTGGGCACCCCATTACACCAAGTCGGTTCAATCAGTGCTTGATGGCACCTGGGCTGAAAGCAGCGTGTGGGATGGCATTGCATCGGGCGAAGTGATGATTGGCGACTATAATGCCAAGGTGCCTGCCGATGTTGTGGCTGCCGCTGATGCGGTGAAGAACGCCATTGCGGACGGTTCACTGCATCCGTTTGCCGGGCCGATCTCTGACAATCAGGGCACTGTGCGGGTTGAAGAAGGCGACATCATTGATGATGGCGAATTCTGGGGCGTCGACTGGTATGCCGAGGGTGTTGAAGCCTAG
- a CDS encoding GIY-YIG nuclease family protein produces MEKNPCVYMMANRRNGAIYTGVTSNLPKRVYEHRNGLGVGGFSDRYGCKLLVWYEMHAGMEAAILREKQIKAGSRRRKLQLIEAANPLWVDLYDGLF; encoded by the coding sequence ATGGAAAAGAACCCTTGCGTTTACATGATGGCGAACCGCCGGAATGGTGCGATCTATACCGGGGTGACGTCTAATCTGCCGAAGCGGGTATATGAACATCGCAATGGTTTGGGCGTGGGCGGTTTTAGCGACAGATATGGCTGCAAGCTGCTTGTCTGGTATGAAATGCATGCCGGAATGGAAGCGGCGATCCTGCGCGAAAAGCAGATCAAGGCGGGGTCTCGTCGCCGGAAACTGCAACTGATCGAGGCGGCAAATCCGCTATGGGTGGATCTTTATGACGGGTTGTTCTGA
- the guaD gene encoding guanine deaminase, producing MTAKMLRGRVLSFVRAPLGPDDSDSYRYFEDGFVAIDGGKIIAVGDVAALPGPFDGEVIDHRPHLILPGLIDPHIHFVQMQVVGSYAANLLEWLNNYTFIEEQRFADPAHGARIAGLFFDELIRNGTTTAAAYCSVHAASAEAFFAEAEKRNMLMIGGKCLMDRNCPEALQDTPQTGYDATKALIGKWYGKGRAHYAITPRFAITSTPEQMEMVAALTKEHPDCYLQTHLSENIAEIELTTSLYPDAPDYAGVYEHYGLMGPKSLYGHCLHLSDREVGMMAETGAVAVPCPTSNMFLGSGHYDLARMQGAGLRTGVATDIGGGTSYSMLETLDTFYKSQQLSGNRLTPLMSFYMMTRGNAEALSLESKIGSIEPDADADLVVLNAAATPAMSVKMERVETLSEELFLLQTLGDDRAVVETYVAGVAMKAGLAG from the coding sequence GTGACCGCCAAAATGCTGCGCGGGCGGGTGCTGAGCTTTGTGCGTGCGCCGCTCGGCCCCGATGACAGCGATAGCTATCGCTATTTCGAGGACGGGTTTGTGGCGATTGATGGCGGCAAGATTATTGCCGTTGGCGATGTCGCGGCGCTGCCCGGCCCCTTTGATGGCGAGGTGATTGATCATCGCCCGCATCTGATCCTGCCGGGGCTGATTGATCCGCATATTCATTTCGTGCAGATGCAGGTTGTCGGTTCCTATGCCGCCAATCTGCTGGAATGGTTGAATAATTACACCTTTATCGAAGAGCAGCGTTTTGCCGATCCCGCGCATGGGGCGCGGATTGCGGGGCTGTTTTTTGACGAATTGATCCGCAATGGCACCACCACCGCTGCCGCCTATTGCTCGGTGCATGCCGCTTCTGCCGAGGCGTTTTTTGCTGAGGCGGAAAAGCGCAATATGCTGATGATCGGCGGCAAATGCCTGATGGACCGCAATTGCCCCGAGGCGCTGCAGGATACGCCCCAGACCGGCTATGACGCGACAAAGGCGCTGATCGGCAAATGGTATGGAAAGGGGCGGGCGCATTATGCGATCACGCCGCGATTTGCCATTACCTCGACACCGGAACAAATGGAGATGGTCGCGGCGCTGACAAAAGAGCATCCCGATTGTTACCTCCAGACGCATTTGTCGGAGAACATTGCCGAGATCGAGCTGACGACGTCGCTTTATCCCGATGCGCCGGATTATGCCGGGGTTTATGAGCATTACGGGCTGATGGGTCCAAAAAGCCTTTATGGCCATTGCCTGCATCTGAGCGACCGGGAAGTGGGGATGATGGCCGAGACCGGCGCTGTGGCGGTGCCGTGCCCGACATCGAACATGTTTCTGGGCAGCGGGCATTATGACCTTGCGCGCATGCAAGGGGCCGGGCTGCGCACGGGGGTTGCCACAGATATTGGCGGCGGCACCAGCTATTCGATGCTGGAAACGCTGGATACGTTCTACAAAAGCCAGCAATTATCGGGTAACCGCCTGACCCCACTGATGTCGTTTTACATGATGACGCGCGGCAATGCGGAAGCCCTCTCGCTGGAGAGCAAAATCGGCAGCATCGAACCGGACGCGGATGCCGATCTGGTGGTGCTCAATGCCGCCGCGACACCGGCCATGAGCGTGAAGATGGAACGGGTGGAAACGCTCAGCGAGGAATTGTTCCTGCTGCAAACCCTGGGCGATGACCGCGCTGTGGTGGAGACTTATGTGGCGGGCGTGGCGATGAAGGCGGGGTTGGCGGGTTAG
- a CDS encoding urate hydroxylase PuuD yields MTDFAIFWEWVQFGVRWLHVITAIAWIGSSFYFIALDLGLRKTPSLPALAHGEEWQVHGGGFYHINKYLVAPATLPEHLTWFKWEAYATWLSGFAMLAVLYYVGADLYLIDRNVLDVPAWGGILISLASLGVGWLIYDLLCKSPIGKSQNGLMILLFFVLVAMAWGYTQLFTGRAALLHLGAFTATIMSANVFLIIIPNQKIVVADLKAGRVPAAHLGAQAKQRSLHNNYLTLPVIFLMLSNHYPLAFATEYNWVIAALIFLIGVLIRHFFNTIHAQKGNPHWTWGLAAILFICIMWLSTNPKMPGVDAGELASREAAPFMASVHFETVRDTVMGRCSMCHTAEPFYDGVHEAPKNVVLDTDLAIATHAREIAIQAGFSTAMPPGNVSYMEPEERALIVTWYRESLAASGRLM; encoded by the coding sequence ATGACTGATTTTGCGATTTTCTGGGAGTGGGTGCAATTTGGCGTGCGCTGGTTGCATGTCATCACAGCGATCGCCTGGATCGGGTCTTCGTTTTATTTTATCGCGCTGGATCTTGGCTTGCGCAAAACCCCAAGCCTGCCCGCACTGGCCCATGGCGAAGAGTGGCAGGTGCATGGGGGCGGGTTTTACCACATCAACAAGTATCTGGTGGCACCGGCCACCTTGCCTGAGCACCTGACCTGGTTCAAATGGGAGGCCTATGCCACCTGGCTATCGGGCTTTGCGATGCTGGCGGTGCTCTATTATGTGGGCGCGGACCTTTATCTGATCGACCGCAATGTGCTGGATGTGCCGGCCTGGGGCGGCATCCTGATTTCGCTGGCCTCGCTTGGTGTGGGCTGGCTGATCTATGACCTTTTATGCAAATCGCCGATTGGCAAAAGCCAGAACGGCTTGATGATCCTGCTGTTTTTCGTGCTGGTGGCGATGGCCTGGGGCTATACGCAATTGTTCACCGGGCGGGCGGCGCTGCTGCATCTGGGCGCGTTTACCGCGACCATCATGAGCGCCAATGTGTTTCTGATCATTATTCCGAACCAGAAGATTGTGGTGGCGGATTTGAAGGCGGGGCGGGTGCCGGCGGCGCATTTGGGCGCGCAGGCAAAGCAGCGTTCGCTGCACAATAATTACCTCACCCTGCCGGTGATCTTTTTGATGCTGAGCAATCACTATCCGCTGGCTTTTGCCACCGAATATAACTGGGTGATTGCGGCGCTGATCTTTTTGATTGGCGTGCTCATCCGGCATTTCTTCAATACTATCCATGCGCAAAAGGGCAATCCGCACTGGACATGGGGGCTGGCGGCAATCCTGTTCATCTGCATCATGTGGCTCTCGACCAATCCGAAAATGCCCGGTGTTGATGCGGGGGAACTGGCCTCACGGGAGGCAGCGCCGTTTATGGCCAGTGTGCATTTTGAGACGGTGCGCGACACGGTGATGGGGCGTTGTTCGATGTGCCACACGGCGGAACCTTTTTATGACGGGGTGCATGAGGCGCCCAAAAATGTGGTGCTGGATACCGATCTGGCCATTGCCACCCATGCGCGCGAGATTGCGATCCAGGCCGGGTTTTCAACGGCGATGCCGCCGGGCAATGTCAGCTATATGGAGCCTGAGGAACGGGCGCTGATTGTGACCTGGTATCGCGAAAGCCTTGCGGCTTCAGGCAGGTTGATGTGA